A genomic stretch from Nitratidesulfovibrio sp. SRB-5 includes:
- a CDS encoding glycosyltransferase, whose translation MYYRYLAPGLQTELEALTVDDAIDHLRNHLGNFLLDASVCVSYLNRLAAESGGLQTPRQVTWLRWLIRALARLRPFDEQAVTLAARVNGTPEDTPLIRAMAKVRTPEALHHRVEQTANQPPADAREVLLRLFREIPFCVDMAERLLFLDLQLGLVPGGGWYEGLRCPPLLRDMLDRERFRACMLCGNDAMAMELLDLTRTAGTHDPGWLNCAAELAVRTGDRATGMDYYRASLGLDPMQVPVALRLRELEHPFATPPDALAPAHGPVAVFLYSWNKRDLLEQTLRSLAASDTGGASVTLLLNGCTDGSAEMAAGLNASLFGGRMEIIELPVNVGAPAARNWLLHTPRGREAAFVAFLDDDVEVPADWLSTLVSVLRANPRAGVVGAKTVFPGAPRRLQYLYRNVSVAQPGLLRVSLGTPSFNYDGGTYDVIRPTATVMGCCHVFTRAALDAVRDFDIRFSPSQMDDIAHDLDLCLHGFEVAYCGLVSCVHHQMSGVGIGNVHAARMGNVLGNDVKFYYRFAEHLDALCRLTARHAVPQMPPDA comes from the coding sequence ATGTACTACCGCTACCTCGCCCCCGGCCTTCAGACGGAACTGGAAGCCCTCACCGTCGATGACGCCATCGACCACCTGCGCAACCATCTTGGCAACTTCCTGCTCGATGCATCGGTGTGCGTCAGCTACCTGAACCGGCTGGCCGCAGAATCCGGCGGCCTGCAAACACCCCGACAGGTGACCTGGCTGCGCTGGCTGATCCGCGCCCTTGCCCGGCTGCGGCCATTCGACGAGCAGGCCGTAACCCTGGCCGCCCGCGTGAACGGCACACCGGAAGACACCCCCCTGATCCGGGCCATGGCCAAGGTGCGCACCCCGGAGGCCCTGCACCACCGGGTGGAACAGACCGCCAACCAGCCCCCCGCGGACGCGCGCGAAGTGTTGTTGCGGCTGTTCCGCGAAATACCGTTTTGCGTGGACATGGCCGAACGGCTGCTGTTCCTGGACCTGCAACTGGGACTCGTGCCCGGCGGCGGCTGGTACGAGGGGCTGCGCTGCCCGCCCCTGCTGCGCGACATGCTGGACCGGGAGCGTTTTCGGGCGTGCATGCTGTGCGGCAACGACGCCATGGCCATGGAACTGCTCGACCTCACGCGCACAGCCGGAACACACGACCCCGGCTGGCTGAACTGCGCGGCGGAACTGGCCGTGCGCACTGGTGACCGCGCGACGGGCATGGACTACTACCGGGCGTCACTGGGTCTGGACCCCATGCAGGTACCCGTGGCCCTGCGCCTGCGCGAACTGGAGCACCCATTCGCCACCCCGCCGGACGCCCTTGCCCCTGCGCACGGCCCCGTGGCCGTCTTTCTGTACTCCTGGAACAAACGCGACCTGCTGGAGCAGACCCTGCGCTCGCTGGCGGCGTCGGACACGGGCGGCGCCTCCGTCACCCTGCTGCTGAACGGCTGCACCGACGGCTCTGCCGAAATGGCGGCGGGGCTGAACGCCAGTCTGTTCGGCGGGCGCATGGAGATCATCGAACTGCCCGTCAACGTGGGCGCCCCGGCGGCGCGCAACTGGCTGCTGCACACCCCGCGAGGGCGCGAGGCGGCCTTCGTGGCCTTTCTGGACGACGACGTGGAGGTGCCCGCCGACTGGCTGTCCACCCTGGTCTCCGTGCTGCGGGCCAACCCGCGCGCCGGAGTGGTGGGGGCCAAGACGGTCTTTCCCGGCGCACCACGCCGCTTGCAGTACCTGTACCGCAACGTTTCCGTGGCCCAGCCGGGGCTGCTGCGCGTCAGCCTGGGCACGCCCAGCTTCAACTACGACGGCGGAACCTACGACGTCATCCGGCCCACGGCCACCGTCATGGGCTGCTGCCACGTATTCACCCGCGCCGCGCTGGATGCGGTGCGCGACTTCGACATCCGCTTCTCGCCCTCGCAGATGGACGACATCGCCCACGATCTGGATCTGTGCCTGCACGGCTTCGAGGTGGCGTACTGCGGCCTTGTCTCCTGCGTACACCATCAGATGTCCGGGGTGGGCATCGGCAACGTGCATGCCGCCCGCATGGGCAACGTGCTGGGCAATGACGTGAAGTTCTACTACCGCTTCGCCGAGCACCTGGACGCGTTATGCAGGCTTACCGCACGCCACGCGGTGCCCCAGATGCCGCCGGATGCATAG
- a CDS encoding ThiF family adenylyltransferase, whose translation MDFSDMLRQALERAAVSGTLPDGSPVRVVPHGAADGAAREAGVPLRQAEIVALELGLVPERYLRNFATLDCAGQARLLRARVALVGLGGLGGHILEGLARMGVGQIRVADHDVFEPTNLNRQLLATQAELGAPKADAAVRRVAQVNPAVELDVWRGRLEGQDFARFYAGVDVAIDALGGVAFRPAAESGAAAADVPLIAASVAGWTAMVATALPGERGLAGMFFPHGQPAATPAEDVLGCQPPALLVAAGLVLSEAVRLALGQPSRLGGPHGRMAVVDLATISLDRLSLRE comes from the coding sequence GTGGATTTTTCCGACATGTTGCGCCAGGCGCTGGAACGGGCCGCGGTGTCCGGCACCCTGCCCGACGGCAGCCCCGTCCGGGTGGTGCCGCACGGGGCTGCGGATGGTGCGGCCCGAGAGGCAGGCGTGCCCCTGCGTCAGGCCGAAATCGTGGCGCTGGAACTGGGACTGGTGCCGGAACGCTACCTTCGCAACTTCGCCACGCTGGATTGCGCGGGCCAGGCCCGGCTGCTGCGCGCCCGGGTGGCCCTGGTGGGGCTGGGGGGCCTTGGCGGGCATATTCTGGAGGGGCTGGCCCGGATGGGCGTTGGCCAGATCCGGGTGGCGGACCACGACGTGTTCGAACCCACCAATCTGAACCGCCAGTTGCTGGCCACCCAGGCGGAGCTCGGTGCGCCCAAGGCGGATGCCGCCGTGCGCCGCGTGGCGCAGGTGAACCCGGCGGTGGAACTGGACGTGTGGCGGGGCAGGCTGGAAGGGCAGGACTTTGCGCGGTTCTATGCGGGCGTGGACGTGGCCATCGACGCGCTGGGGGGCGTGGCGTTTCGCCCGGCGGCAGAGTCCGGGGCCGCAGCTGCGGATGTGCCGCTGATCGCGGCCAGCGTGGCCGGGTGGACGGCCATGGTGGCCACGGCCCTGCCCGGCGAACGCGGGCTGGCCGGAATGTTCTTTCCCCACGGGCAGCCTGCGGCAACCCCGGCGGAAGACGTGCTGGGCTGCCAGCCCCCGGCCCTGCTGGTGGCGGCGGGGCTGGTGCTGTCCGAGGCGGTGCGGCTGGCGCTGGGCCAGCCGTCGCGGCTGGGCGGCCCCCATGGCCGGATGGCCGTGGTGGACCTGGCCACGATCAGTCTGGACCGGCTGTCGTTACGGGAGTAG
- a CDS encoding MoaD/ThiS family protein, which produces MIITVKCYATLQRFQPGSGEEFSLPGGGTVHDVVLALGIAPEEVAVIFVNGLHAPMDKALAEGDRLGLFPAVGGG; this is translated from the coding sequence ATGATCATCACCGTGAAATGCTACGCCACGTTGCAGCGCTTTCAGCCCGGGAGCGGGGAGGAATTTTCCCTGCCCGGCGGCGGAACCGTGCATGACGTGGTGCTGGCCCTGGGCATCGCGCCGGAAGAGGTGGCGGTGATCTTCGTCAACGGCCTGCATGCCCCCATGGACAAGGCGCTGGCCGAGGGCGACAGGCTGGGCCTGTTCCCGGCGGTGGGCGGCGGGTAG
- a CDS encoding aldehyde ferredoxin oxidoreductase C-terminal domain-containing protein, giving the protein MAKFIRIDMGSRTAEIGACPEKYAGLAGRGLTSMFIADEVKPTCHPLGKYNKLVFAPGFLTGTSAVNSGRISCGAKSPLTGGIKESNSGGSFSQKMARLDIKALVFEGLPADGKYAVVKVDKDGVTFDEAPAEIMGAGNYDAIKVLQDKYGPKVGVALIGPAGEMKLTAANISFADPEGNIRSAGRGGLGAVMGSKGIKAVVIDDAGAPAVPIAKPEEFKSAAKRFANALTTHPVTGQGLPKYGTNVLVNILNEAGGLPTENFRRGRNEWANNIGGETMAATIEERGGKTTHGCHAGCVIRCSQHYVDKQGKYITSGFEYETIWALGADAAIDDLDAIAYADREFDEVGIDSIETSVAVAVAMDAGVIPWGDGKAALDLIKQIRQGTPLGRILGSGAAAVGQMYGLTRVPVVKNQAIPAYDPRAVKGVGLTYATTPMGADHTAGYAVATNILRVGGFVDPLGKEGQVELSRNLQIATAAVDSTGMCLFIAFAILDIPDGFNALVDMINARYDLSLTGDDVTALGKTILKAELDFNRRAGFTSAHDRLPEFFEEPCPPHNTVWDFTDEEIDSVLAF; this is encoded by the coding sequence ATGGCGAAATTCATACGCATTGACATGGGTTCGAGGACTGCGGAGATCGGGGCGTGTCCCGAAAAGTATGCCGGGCTCGCAGGGCGCGGCCTGACGTCCATGTTCATCGCCGACGAGGTGAAGCCCACCTGCCATCCCCTTGGCAAGTACAACAAGCTGGTCTTCGCCCCCGGTTTTCTCACCGGCACCAGCGCGGTCAACTCCGGTCGCATTTCCTGCGGGGCCAAAAGCCCCCTCACCGGTGGCATCAAGGAAAGCAACAGCGGCGGCAGCTTTTCGCAGAAGATGGCCCGCCTGGACATCAAGGCGCTGGTGTTCGAAGGCCTGCCCGCCGACGGCAAGTACGCCGTGGTCAAGGTGGACAAGGACGGCGTGACCTTTGACGAGGCCCCCGCCGAAATCATGGGCGCGGGCAACTACGACGCCATCAAGGTGTTGCAGGACAAGTACGGCCCCAAGGTGGGCGTTGCGCTCATCGGTCCGGCGGGCGAGATGAAGCTGACCGCCGCCAACATTTCCTTTGCCGATCCGGAAGGCAACATCCGCAGCGCCGGGCGCGGCGGGCTGGGCGCCGTCATGGGTTCCAAGGGGATCAAGGCCGTGGTCATCGACGACGCGGGCGCGCCCGCCGTGCCCATCGCCAAGCCCGAGGAGTTCAAGAGCGCGGCCAAGCGCTTTGCCAACGCCCTGACCACCCACCCCGTCACCGGACAGGGCCTGCCCAAGTACGGCACCAACGTGCTGGTGAACATCCTGAACGAGGCGGGCGGCCTGCCAACGGAAAACTTCCGCCGGGGCCGCAACGAGTGGGCCAACAACATCGGCGGCGAAACCATGGCCGCCACCATCGAGGAACGCGGCGGCAAGACCACCCACGGCTGCCACGCGGGGTGCGTCATCCGCTGTTCGCAGCACTACGTGGACAAGCAGGGCAAGTACATCACCAGCGGCTTCGAGTATGAAACCATCTGGGCGCTGGGGGCGGACGCCGCCATCGACGACCTGGACGCCATCGCCTACGCCGACCGCGAGTTCGACGAGGTGGGCATCGACTCCATCGAGACCTCGGTGGCCGTGGCCGTGGCCATGGACGCGGGCGTCATCCCGTGGGGCGACGGCAAGGCCGCGCTGGACCTGATCAAGCAGATCCGCCAGGGCACCCCGCTTGGCCGCATCCTGGGCAGCGGCGCGGCAGCCGTCGGCCAGATGTACGGGCTTACCCGCGTGCCGGTGGTGAAGAACCAGGCCATCCCCGCCTACGACCCGCGCGCGGTGAAGGGCGTGGGCCTGACCTACGCCACCACCCCCATGGGCGCCGACCACACCGCCGGGTACGCCGTGGCCACCAACATCCTGCGCGTGGGCGGCTTTGTCGACCCGCTGGGCAAGGAAGGGCAGGTGGAGCTTTCGCGCAACCTGCAGATCGCCACCGCCGCCGTGGATTCCACCGGCATGTGCCTGTTCATCGCCTTCGCCATCCTGGACATTCCCGACGGGTTCAACGCGCTGGTCGACATGATCAATGCGCGGTATGATCTGTCACTGACCGGGGACGACGTGACCGCCCTCGGCAAGACCATCCTGAAGGCCGAACTGGACTTCAACCGCCGCGCCGGGTTCACCAGCGCGCACGACCGGCTGCCCGAGTTCTTCGAAGAGCCGTGCCCCCCGCACAACACCGTGTGGGACTTCACGGACGAGGAAATCGACAGCGTGCTGGCCTTCTAG
- a CDS encoding MoaD/ThiS family protein, whose protein sequence is MADHARHGEGAGRDAVPATGPDTIELRAFMGLAELFRMRGWPVPLQVRVHPGTTGPELLRQLDIAPEQVEVVFVNGKAVSPDLAVMSGGDRVALAPPGVPGPYRVLLGFRKM, encoded by the coding sequence ATGGCCGACCATGCACGGCACGGCGAAGGGGCAGGGCGGGATGCCGTTCCCGCTACCGGACCGGACACCATCGAACTGCGGGCGTTCATGGGGCTTGCGGAGCTGTTCCGTATGCGGGGCTGGCCCGTGCCCCTGCAGGTGCGTGTCCATCCGGGCACCACGGGGCCGGAGCTGCTGCGCCAGCTCGACATCGCCCCGGAGCAGGTGGAGGTGGTCTTCGTCAACGGCAAGGCGGTCAGCCCGGATCTGGCCGTGATGTCCGGCGGGGACAGGGTGGCCCTGGCGCCGCCCGGCGTTCCGGGGCCGTACCGGGTGCTGCTGGGCTTTCGCAAGATGTAG